From the genome of Diabrotica virgifera virgifera chromosome 8, PGI_DIABVI_V3a:
tgattatgttattcaattttttatgtggaatttaatacgaaaaacccattcattcatgtccaaacaaatgagactgaccttttcctggtgaactgaaaatgtcctcacacaagaccctttcctgctatccttggctgcgatcaaacctcgtcctggcttccagtgatgttctcctttgaaaaactagctcgaatagctctcgttcctgcttttgtcgtgatgctctgttctacctttttcgaaactgctatcagctaccgggacactctgggctcaaggaggttcttttactctcgacctggcctacttctcgttccacgatagatactccacactcacggaactacaccggctttctcactcctcgaacactaccgtctactactcgacttcacttctcgacagctcaaaacattctgatctcactttctcatccattcccctactttctaaatatcccttccagattcacaaatcaatcttccaccaccaactctcattcgtaatattcctcaaaaccaatttttaatctttctaaatatgcttaatggatttcaaaagaaaatatttaattcccattctaaaatactttctaactatttacaaattttaatgacctattctctctttcaaatgagtcttatttagcataggctaatgatcgaaaccttccgcgaaaaacgataatgaactatcaactatttcactgagttttatttagcataggctaatgatcgaccttccgagaagaacgataatggtacgcgtcattcactttgtttatcttaagcacattgttccgagtttcgtacgcttattctaatcacttcttaaaattaaatataacaatttgttgtatacaggttgttctaaatttatatgcccgtggttgagaaaattgaaaatattttatattaaattgaattttgtttataattatttattgtttataattattttcatatcaaatagaataAAACAATATATAAGCTTAGCAAATCCATAAATTCCAAGGACATTATAGGTAGGTACTTGGTTTGCTTACAAATCAAAATGTTTGGTTAGTTTCCTATTCAGCGGAGTTACGGGTTTTGTTACTTACCAACGTACTGTTAAAGTACCACGTATCTGTTAAAGTAATTCAACGTAACTCCGTAACTAAATCTGGAAAACTCCAATAAAGAATTGTATTATGTATATTTATACAAAGAAAAGATTCTACTGATATTAGAATTATatttatattggtgtttttaaaaatataaagtcAGTAAGTCCTACTTTTTcaagtttatttagttttttgttgCTCCTTTAAAAGCAGGATTATGTGAGTTACCTGGTTTATTAATTAGGCCGTCGATAAGCTGTCTtccattttacaaaaagtttagtaaaatccTTTATGAAAGATATATATCTATTATAAAATCCCTTAAAGGGCTATATCACAGAACGTTTTAGAACTAAAATGttcatcatcagtgctgttaACTAGCAGGTTTATaacatgctgagccaccaaaatatgCGCGTAAGGAAaccttaacacgttgacggacagaacatctatagacgtctaatttccattgatggaatgtgacacaacgtctatagacgtggCATTTTTCCCTATTGTACtatgcaaaatacatatagtgccACAagacttgcttatacatttgacgcactgtccgtcaaagTGTTAAGGGCCTCGATATACAAAGAAGGTAATAACAGGGTCAATGCTCCCATCCAACTGCccattattacccctggttttattccaggtactcattttattcaaaCTGAGTCGACCTGGGAAATGTATACATTTTTAGGAATGactagatcaggggtgggcaaatacttttaagcgcgggtcAAAATGAAATTtccaaaatgtctcccgggccggaggactataacGCGTAAGTAGGCACACTTCCCGCGAATTTTTTGGTGGAGTTTTCTCCCTGTTCAAGAAGTTTTTTTGACAAATATACTATCATTACTAGTAtgattttaaagcatttggacaaagaaatttgactgttaataatagataatagtaataataaattattgtcTTACTTGGGTGTACATGCAAACAATAATTTATGCCCGCTAAAATATATtacataatttttaaagaaatatgatccgttatattatattatattaagtCATAATAAATCCagataaaaaagaagatatttaacaAGTGGGCAAAATGAAAACTCTTTTCTAGTCTGGATTACGAAAGATttaaatccgaaatcagaaattcgatcaagtaGAGAGCAATCAAGATTAGCCTTTTTGAAGATGTAACCAAAGAGTAACcttgagtaaccaaagactcgaTCTGCAAATCCGTTATCGGATGGTAAAAtcttatatccactctattcttctttatagtgccgaagcttggactgttaatgtggacttaatgagaaagctggaagcttttgcgACGTGgttttttaggagaattttgaaaataccacgGGCCGATCATATTATGAACTATATTATAGTGTTGTACAGAATAGGAAGAGATAGAGAatttttgaccaccattaaaaggagaaaggcAGCATATTGGGGACatatacttaaaaatgattagtacgagttgttgcagctgattatgaGAGATAGAATAGAAGGAGAAACCGGTCCGGGTAGTCGATAAATAATATCCTGATTAAAAAAGAGCAGAAGCGACAGCTGACGCTTTTAAGAAcagcagaagatagagacgaattcgcaatggttatagccaaccttcgttagtggagtcggcactaaaagaagaagaatattaaaatAATGGTCATTAAATAAGTCAGTTAATGAAAGATTTTATTTTGCTATTTCTTTATAGCTTAACGATTTCtacaaattaatttaaaatgatGTTATACGCACACTAATACTAAGagaataacaaaaattgcctGTTGGAATGTTCAATGGGCCGGATATAATAAacaaaagggccggatccggcccgcgggaCTGCTTTTACCCACCCCTCGTCTAGATTTTCTCCGACGCTGGGTTTTCATCCCCGGCCTTAtgcgtggaagtcagacatcctACTGCCTAAGCTACTCGGCCCAATTCCCAACTAAAATGTTTTGTATGTTActttttttaagtataatttgaATGATATTTAATCGATTTGTTGATGATGATTGTTTGATTTAATACCTATTcctatttgttttttgtctaaTTTGTTAAAATTGTTTGTTTAATACCATAatctaaaatattatttactattttagcaTCAGCGAGAACGATCAGCAATAAATGGGAGTCCGGGAATAATCAAGATGATCTACCAACTTCTATAGTAACTAATCCACCTGATCCAGCGACTGATTCTTCATCTGTTTCACCTTCGGATTCTCCACCTGAGCCAGTAACAGATTCATCATCTACTGCACCTACAGATTCTCCACCTGACCCAGCTACTAATCAATCATCTACTGCACCTACAGATTCTCCACCTGCGCCAGTAACAGATTCATCATCTACTGCACCTACAGATTCTCCACCTGACCCAGCAACTGATTCCGCATCTACTGCACCTACAGATTCTCCACCTGAGCCAGTAACTGATTCATCATCTACTGCACCTACAGATTCTCCACCTGACCCAGCAACTGATCCATCATCCACTGCACCTACTGATTCTCCACCTGAGCCAGTAACAGATTCATCATCTACTGCACCTACAGATTCTCCACCTGACCCAGCTACTGATTCATCATCTACTGCACCTACAGATTCTTCACCTGAGCCAGTAACTGATTCATCATCTACTGCACCTACAGATTCTCCACCTGACCCAGCAACTGATCCATCATCTACTGCACCTACAGATTCTACATCTGAGCCAGTAACAGATTCATCATCTACTGCACCTACAGATTCTCCACCTGACCCAGCAACTGATTCATCATCTACAGCACCTACAAATTCTCCACCTGAGCCAGTAACAGATTCATCATCTACTGCACCTACAGATTCTCCACCTGGCCCAGCTACTGATTCATCATCTACTGCACCTACAGATTCTTCACCTGAGCCAGTAACTGATTCATCATCTACTGCACCTACAGATTCTCCACCTGACCCAGCAACTGATCCATCATCTACTGCACCTACAGATTCTACATCTGAGCCAGTAACAGATTCATCATCTACTGCACCTACAGATTCTCCACCTGACCCAGCAACTGATTCATCATCTACAGCACCTACAAATTCTCCACCTGAGCCAGTAACAGATTCATCATCTACTGCACCTACAGATTCTCCACCTGGCCCAGCTACTGATTCATCATCTACTGCACCTACAGATTCTTCACCTGAGCCAGTAACTGATTCATCATCTACTGCACCTACAGATTCTCCACCTGACCCAGCAACTGATTCATCATCTACAGCACCTACAGATTCTCCACCTGAGCCAGTAACAGATTCATCATCTACTGCACCTACAGATTCTCCACCTGAGCCAGTAACAGACTCATCATCTACTGCACCTACAGATTCTCCACCTGAGCCAGTAACAGATTCATCATCTACTGCACCTACAGATTCTCCACCTGAGCCAGTAACAGATTCATCATCTACTGCGCCTACAGATTCTCCACCTGATCCAGTAACAGATTCATCATCTACTGCACCTACAGATTCTCCACCTGACCCAGCAACTGATCCATCATCTACTGCACCTACAGATACTCCACCTGAGCCAGTAACAGATTCATCATCTACTGCACCTACATATTCTCCACCTGAGCCAATAACAGATTCATCATCTACTGCACCTACAGATTCTCCACCTGAGCCAGTAACAGATTCATCATCTACAGCACCTACAGATTCTCCACCTGAGCCAGTAACAGATTCATCATCTACTGCACCTACCGATTCTCCACCTGACCCAGCAACTGATCCATCATCTACTGCACCTACAGATTCTCCACCAGAGCCAGTAACAGATTCATCATCTACTGCACCTACAGATTCTCCACCTGACCCAGCAACTGATTCATCATCTACAGCACCTACAGATTCTCCACCTGAGCCAGTAACATATTCATCATCTACTGCACCTACAGATTCTCCACCTGAGCCAGTAACAGATTCATCATCTACTGCACCTACAGATTCTCCACCTGAGCCAGTAACAGATTCATCATCTACTGCACCTACAGATTCTCCACCTAAGCCAGTAACAGATTCATCATCTACTGCTCCTACAGATTCTCCACCTGAGCCAGTAACTGATTCATCATCTACTGCACCTACAGATTCTCCACCTGAGCCAGTTACAGATTCATCACCTACTGCACCTACAGATTCTCCACCTGACCCAGCAACTGATTCATCATCTACTGCACCTACAGATTCTCCACCTGAGCCAGTAACAGATTCATCACCTACTGCACCTACAGATTCTCCACCTGACCCAGCAACTGATTCATCATCTACTGCACCTACAGATTCTCCACCTGACCCAGCAACTGATTCATCATCTACTGCACCTACAGATTCTCCACCTGAGCCAGTAACTGATTCATCATCTGTTTCACCTACAGATTCTCCACCTGAGCCAGCAACGGATTCATCATCTGCTTCACCTACAGATTATCCATCTGACTCAACAACTGCTTCCTCTGGTTCATCAACAGATTTATCAAGTGACTCAACTGGTGCAACACCTGAGTCAACTACGAAAGGTTCAGCTGCAAGTTTATTTGCAGGCACGAATTATTTGATGGCTACATTTGTTATTGTGATTATAAATTACTTCTTAATCTAAGTTAgatcaattttaaatatttttgtatctATGCACGATTGTAAATAAATATGGCTGTAAAGTGCATTcgaataaaattttaatttttgtagtattaattttgtaaataaaatattatttttatataaagaaATTAAGTTGATAATAATTGTTGGAATCGATCAATATTAAATAAACACTTAACAcgtatattaaacaaaaattaggTGCGAATATGGATTTGGGGCTGACGATAGCGGACCTGCAAGAAATGCACTGCAGGCGGGTGCCCATGCCTTTCTGCtgatagaccggtctagttagactcaaaaataggagtgaggctacaataattaccatcaagctgaaaattggcaggattgttcaaaataccatcataaattaaatctaaaaagtcctcataaatccgacccctgctaaaaaatttacgcggggtcaaaggtcaccaaatatggtttttagcgattttcagcgaaacggtaagttttatcgtaaaattagttctaacaaaaaatgtagattagataattatctataaaaaatatcttaatagtttttttcctaagagtcactgtttttgagatacaacgattcaaagagttgacagacttctaatcgtcataataatatatgtattagtacaccaggtgTATACATCattgaagctgtaatacaagtaaacataatattctacggtcaacttaacttatattacacataataatataagattataaatatgataatgtttctactatacagcttgcggtctaccgagggatgcaatccataagctgtattatattacagtgccaacaaaaaaaatctttacaaagtgaatgtaacgcgaaaataataagaattatttgaattttacggcttaatcccaacaaaaatacacaacaaaatacaacacatgacaaagtattaacttataataattctttttatttatgcgccttagttcaatttgtaaagatgggttttgtcggaataaacacgttcgtcggctaatctaatcaccctacctattcttttctcagaagggtttgaacataataatgaaagacaactttctaggcataatgtttattgctaagtactaataaatacttatgcaaattacaccgtaattttcctgggtggcgaaatccttcaggtagatgacaccctcgagaTATTAActagtcttgagtactactccggagtgaaaatacgtgttaaaatatattttttatcgtgtatttcgtgttattttcattgttataacaaaaatgtcagaatattgttttatttgcgctAAAATTTTAACTGAAGGTGAAATTGTTACCGTTGAACGTGGTATAAAAACATTAATCAATGCAAGTACTGAAAGAGCTGATGGATTTTTAGAATTTCTTAAACAGCAGAAATCTGTGACCATACATGTGGAGTGTCGTAAAAGTTATACTCGAAATTGTTCTATTGCTGCAGCTATTAAAAGACAATATGAAAAACAAGAAGCCAGTACATCGACCAAAAGTCCTCCTCTTACTAGAGCACGTGTAAGTGAACcagctttttgttttaaaaaacaatGCTTATTTTGCGGCCAGGAATGTAATGAAGAGCGTGAAAAAAAAATGGCCATCTCTgctctctctatgtatggagcgcctaagaaaactacgtgcttagataagtttcgatatgcatgtttttttaaaagtactcgaaacaaaaaacaagtgcagttatcttgtcttcctccaacctcagcggctgctcatcaacatctttttcgggtatattaccaagttcaagtgtggcttggttatcagctagatccaaaagactggggatggaaattagtcgacagttcattagaaccaattcaaactttactcccccctgcgccggaaaaactcctgaacacaattttttgcaactgtaaaaagggatgtagcgctaaatgtggttgcaaaaaagttggactgttttgtccggtagcatgcactaattgtcaaaaccggtcgtgctccaatgttgaatcaccaacaattgaggattcatttgattctatcgaggagccatggcGATGTGTTATTTTTGgaacaatttacttgcacccaggatgaacaagaagaagaagaagaagaagaagaagaactagaagatgaagaagaggaagaagaacaatgagaagaagaacaagggaagcagaagtattagaaaattatgaaccagtttgataaatttccctttttttaatttataccgctttatataaagtttaatcatttttaacccttgccaatatcaattattaaatagctttaaattaaacagaatcataacagatccgtggaataggcatactggggaaaccacgttaaaaaaacgcgctaagtacactacctcaaaggtggtgtggaaacgtgtgcgcatattatgacgattaccactttttgaatcgttatatctcaaaaacggtggctcccatgaaaaaaagtaataaggcattttttatagataattatctaatctacattttttgttagcactaattttatcataaaacttaccgtttcgctgaaaatcgctaaaaaccatatttggtgacctttgaccccgcgtaaaatttttagcaggggtcggatttatgaggactttttagatttaatttatgatggtatttttaacaatcctgccaattttcggcttgatggtaatttttgtagcctcggatgcgtaagttgaccggagtatgaTGTTATACAAAATGCTAACTTAAAAAAATCCGAAAGGAGTCTATGCTACTTTTGCAGGCGGGTACCTTATACCTTAGCGCCGAAACTGTATGGACTgacagttatttttttttaattgtcattTTTAACCTGTCATTTGTTAAATTTAATAACTTGCCGATATTGTGtgcattactttttttttattttagcttaACGTGTCTCGACAACATAGGTCACTGACACAGGTACAATTTTACTACATTACATTACAATAAAAGGAAAATTACATCTCAATACAATTACATTACAATAGatagaaaaacattttaaatacaTAATCAAAATTTCTAAACTATAATATATGTATCTTTTTCTAGATTTCGTGGTATAGCCTGGTGTCATAAAGGTAGTCAATAATGAGTTGAAATTGATCTACCGAACTGAGAATATTTTGTAGGTTAAGATTCAAATTATGCTTTTTTCTATTATTGTAGAAATAGGGACAGTCTATGCAAATATGTTTAACAGATAGAGTGTTACCACAGTGTGTACATGTAGGTGGATCTTGGGAAGTCATCAAATATTTATGAGTCAACCTTGTATGGGCTATTCTAAGTCGTcgaattaaaattttgtttttccgtGTCATGGAAGGAAACTCAAGTTTTTTTATAGATGGATCACGAAGCTTGGAAGGAATTTTGTTTCAGTAATCTTGCCAAGATATTAGGATAGTATTTTTAAAAAACGACTGTAGATCCGTATGTAATTGTAAGTTTTCAGTTTCCTCATTAGAAGAAGAGACTTGTTTAGCAAAGTGGTCGGCGAGTTCGTTACCAGGGATTCCCACATGAGACGGAATCCAGATCATGGTTATGGATACTCCCAGTGAGATTAGACTATCGAAAGAGTTTTGGATAGCTTGGACCAACGGATGTACGGTATACATACTTTTTAGAGAATGGATAGACGCTGAAGAGTCGGTACATATTGCTACTTTTTTACGTCCTGGAGATAGCGAGTTTGCGGCTTGGAGGATAGAGAATAATTCAGCTGTATGTATGCAACAAAAGAGCGGAAGATTGCAGGATTTGATTAGATCTGTGTTTGAGGTTACCGCACATCCAAGAGCTATTGGGCTCTTAGAAGCATCTGTATATAGAATTTGGTCGAATTTATTGTTAGCAATTAATTCGTTAAAGGTATGTCTTAGAATTTGTGGATTGGTTTGATGCTTATCATAATTAGTTAACGTGAGATTAAAATTTGCTATCGATTTACTCCAGGGAGAGACATATTGTGGCAAAGATTGAAGTTTAATTGTAGAAGCAGAGTTTAAAAGGTCAGTTTTTAATAACTTATGGGCGGGATTTTCAGTATTAGCAGATATTCGAGACGAATATTTCAAAAGGAGTTGCCGTCGACGCACATAGGGGTATTTTGCCAATCTAGGCGGTCATAATTATTTCTTTCGATTTTATTATTCTAAAATGATTTCCTAATTGAATTAAGCTATAGAGAGTGTTTTACAACATATATATAAGTAGAATATGAGTCACTAAAACGAGACAGACGCACTGCGCATGCGCCGGTACAGTCCCAGACAATGTCGGTAAGCATTGGATCTGCATTACCGGCCAACACGTAACTTAGCATGGTTCAGAACCTTTTAGTCAAGACCGAAACCATAGCTGACTTTATGACGTCATATATGACGTTATGACGTCACACTACTTTGTACttccttttttaatttttattagccGCGCAGTCccggaatatattaaaaaatagtaGGTTCTAGGTTCTGAACCATGCTAAGTTACGTGTTGGCCGGTAATGCAGATCTAATGCTTACCGACATTGTCTGGGACTGTGCCGGCGCATGCGCAGTGCGTCTGTCTCGTTTTAGTGACCCATATTCtactacatatacagggtgtttggtaaagaatgggccatagcttaacctcaggttcctgaggttaaaatagaccgatttaagctaactcaccttagtacaaagtttataataaccgagatacagggtgtcaaagttaaactttttttttatttattattgaatatttcctgacaggaatgagataacaacatgaaatttggtatataggggttttttgggtcgagaaaactaaattccttaccaaaaattatgtattgcccagagggcgccacatacgcctttcagcactaatttattacgttcaattttttttatccctcactctgtataattttgacattaaaatttttattctcctattagttttacttaaaaaaggtatacttttttcatctccctaaactcaaccgttttcgagataaacgcattttaaatctgcgatacaccatcatttttagcataatagcattgtagttacacccgaaaaataacttaaaaccataataattatgccaattctcaaatttatgtcattgcatcgcaaattcaaTTTGAaggaatttgcgatacatttttggataattttatggttttaagttatctTAACGTTATCTCACGTAAACGTAAtctaaatttttaatataaatatgtgtAATTTCCTTGTTTCATGATTTTTTGCCCATAAGTCAAGAAAGTGCGAATATGGGCGGCTGATTTGATAATTATTATGATGTACAAATTCATatcttccaattaaaaaaaatacaacaaccGGATCTCACCCTAAAGTATAACAAAAACCTTTTGATGTGTTAAAATGTGGTCgaaactttaaaatatttaaacccCGTTTTCaaacatccaaaatattattaatacatcAACAAATAAAACAATAAGTACATGAAAAGTAGGTGTTCTTCCCCGCTTGTTCTAGATccataactgtatttttttaacaacaaacacttgatatttttttttattacttgcACTTGCACTTGCACCAAACAGCTGAGAAAGATACATACACCTGTAGCGACAAGGTCAAACTCCGACTAAAGCTACGGCACTGGTGCAACTTATTACACAACGGAAAAGGTCGCCTTGTGTTCTCTATTTATTTAACTTCACGAGTATCCGGTTTTTTTCTACCGCTTTGAGTTTTGAAAAATGGACTTTTGACCGGCTAGATCGTTTAAATACCCCTATGTGCGACGTAACCAGAGGGGAAGTTCATTAGCTTCTCTATATAAACTCTCTGCTGGGCTCGACCTGAAAGCTCCAAGGCAAATTCGAAGTGCAGTGTTAtgtacagaattaagaagttttAAATCAGATGGACTAGCTGACATATAAATAAAACTACAGTAGTCTATTTTAGAACGAATAAAACATCTATAAATCTTAAGAAGGGAGTCTTCATCTGCGCCCCAATGATGATTGGACAGAGTTTTTAGTATATTTAGATAAGTCAtgtgaatatttttaaaaatatcgatgttATATTATATTAGCTGCTTTTATGAGGCTATTAACCGTTTTGGTCTTCGAATTCCTGGTTCAAATAAACACAGTATAGGTGGGCAAGCAaactaaggccgatgccacattatgcgttttgaccggatgcgtttccgccgcatccggtgaaaacgcatagtgtgacagatcggtccggttgcgttggaaacggatgcgttttgagtcatcggtacgcgcttacaaactgcaccagactaaacgcatagtgtgacaggtcgatccggttgcgttggaaacggatgcgttttcaacgcatccggtcaaaacgcataatgtggcatcggcctaagagagtcattaatattcagggccggatttaaggggtggcaggctgggcagcttcccggggcccccacattccGGGGGCCCCCAAAGCctcaaacgcaaaaaatattAGCAAATTGTTCacatataattatttttgttttatacaaACACTTGTGCCGTctactctctaaatttagttgcaaaagctgCAGCTGAGTGTTGTTCTGCTGCTACAGCATTATCTGATTTCTTAGAGGAACTATCTATATGtattttcacttcctctacatatagatcCAACTTGTTAATCAAATGTTTAAAAGCTCCTTTAAGCGACAGCAACGCAGAGCGTGgagaaatattattgttcctaaaagagtaaatactactagatggttaTCCAGAAGTGATACCGCAAAAGCACTAGTTATAGATTATAATCATACTAAAGTAGACttatccaaaatttcagaagcaacaatttaaaactccTAGCGATACAAATTgtttgtataatcgaatgtgCTTACTGTaaacaggaatatttgcaatattttggaatgaaatcttagagaAAACAAACATTTCAAGtcgtattctccaagatccaaatattgccGTTAAATTAGGAGTGgcagcacttagatcacttaaagAATTTATACAGTcaagacctggcaatttcaaaaCATATGAGATGCGAGGCGCGATGGTAAGCAGAAGTCAATACTATTCGGCACATAGAAATTGACTATGGAATATTCGACTGACTCCACTGGATTATGAAACATTTTATGAGACTGAAATGACATCATAGAAATTTAGGACTCAGAATTTTATCGCTATTATAGATCACCTCATTACCTCTTTAAGTCAGAGGCTTTCTGCATATAAAtacattcattccaattttggatttttatatCATTTAGATATATTTTGGTCATGCATATATGTacaatattttggccatgttatgcgacacccagagagatataatatacttcatttaataatacaaggcaaggtagacggaagaaaggggcaggtcgaagaagaacgtcatggcttaaaaacctgagagaatggtttaacagatgcTCTatatcccttttccgagctgccgtgaacaaaattactatagccaatgcTCGATAATcaagcacggcacatgaagaagaagacatcatTTAGCTTCAGAGCTATCAAAGCTTAGGTACTGACATCtgtagcaatgatttagatgaaatCCTAGGTGTCGAACTAATACAATTTAAATGTACCGATTGTTAGAAGAAAATAATGTGAATGATGCGtttccaaatgttgaggtgaTACTTCGTTTATATTTCTGATA
Proteins encoded in this window:
- the LOC114336647 gene encoding mucin-4 isoform X1 yields the protein MKLTGVCFLIVAFCAINALASPSDPDDPSPDEQTNAPSVSTSDSPPDTVTDSSSTAPTDSTPDPATDSSSTAPTDSPPNPATDSSSTAPTDSSPDPATDSSSTAPTDSTPDPATDSSSTAPTDSPPDPATDSASTAPTDSPPEPVTDSSSTAPTDSPPDPATDPSSTAPTDSPPEPVTDSSSTAPTDSPPDPATDSSSTAPTDSSPEPVTDSSSTAPTDSPPDPATDPSSTAPTDSTSEPVTDSSSTAPTDSPPDPATDSSSTAPTNSPPEPVTDSSSTAPTDSPPGPATDSSSTAPTDSSPEPVTDSSSTAPTDSPPDPATDPSSTAPTDSTSEPVTDSSSTAPTDSPPDPATDSSSTAPTNSPPEPVTDSSSTAPTDSPPGPATDSSSTAPTDSSPEPVTDSSSTAPTDSPPDPATDSSSTAPTDSPPEPVTDSSSTAPTDSPPEPVTDSSSTAPTDSPPEPVTDSSSTAPTDSPPEPVTDSSSTAPTDSPPDPVTDSSSTAPTDSPPDPATDPSSTAPTDTPPEPVTDSSSTAPTYSPPEPITDSSSTAPTDSPPEPVTDSSSTAPTDSPPEPVTDSSSTAPTDSPPDPATDPSSTAPTDSPPEPVTDSSSTAPTDSPPDPATDSSSTAPTDSPPEPVTYSSSTAPTDSPPEPVTDSSSTAPTDSPPEPVTDSSSTAPTDSPPKPVTDSSSTAPTDSPPEPVTDSSSTAPTDSPPDPATDSSSTAPTDSPPEPVTDSSPTAPTDSPPDPATDSSSTAPTDSPPDPATDSSSTAPTDSPPEPVTDSSSVSPTDSPPEPATDSSSASPTDYPSDSTTASSGSSTDLSSDSTGATPESTTKGSAASLFAGTNYLMATFVIVIINYFLI
- the LOC114336647 gene encoding mucin-4 isoform X2, whose protein sequence is MKLTGVCFLIVAFCAINALASPSDPDDPSPDEQTNAPSVSTSDSPPDTVTDSSSTAPTDSTPDPATDSSSTAPTDSPPNPATDSSSTAPTDSTPDPATDSSSTAPTDSPPDPATDSASTAPTDSPPEPVTDSSSTAPTDSPPDPATDPSSTAPTDSPPEPVTDSSSTAPTDSPPDPATDSSSTAPTDSSPEPVTDSSSTAPTDSPPDPATDPSSTAPTDSTSEPVTDSSSTAPTDSPPDPATDSSSTAPTNSPPEPVTDSSSTAPTDSPPGPATDSSSTAPTDSSPEPVTDSSSTAPTDSPPDPATDPSSTAPTDSTSEPVTDSSSTAPTDSPPDPATDSSSTAPTNSPPEPVTDSSSTAPTDSPPGPATDSSSTAPTDSSPEPVTDSSSTAPTDSPPDPATDSSSTAPTDSPPEPVTDSSSTAPTDSPPEPVTDSSSTAPTDSPPEPVTDSSSTAPTDSPPEPVTDSSSTAPTDSPPDPVTDSSSTAPTDSPPDPATDPSSTAPTDTPPEPVTDSSSTAPTYSPPEPITDSSSTAPTDSPPEPVTDSSSTAPTDSPPEPVTDSSSTAPTDSPPDPATDPSSTAPTDSPPEPVTDSSSTAPTDSPPDPATDSSSTAPTDSPPEPVTYSSSTAPTDSPPEPVTDSSSTAPTDSPPEPVTDSSSTAPTDSPPKPVTDSSSTAPTDSPPEPVTDSSSTAPTDSPPDPATDSSSTAPTDSPPEPVTDSSPTAPTDSPPDPATDSSSTAPTDSPPDPATDSSSTAPTDSPPEPVTDSSSVSPTDSPPEPATDSSSASPTDYPSDSTTASSGSSTDLSSDSTGATPESTTKGSAASLFAGTNYLMATFVIVIINYFLI